A region from the Parasphingopyxis sp. CP4 genome encodes:
- a CDS encoding heme-binding protein produces the protein MGKARWIAAAAAGTAAVAAAAYYLNERNSEKPDYDLLIDEGRFALRAYPAMMMAETVQQGQRETALGNGFRVLADYIFARSRPGRKIAMTSPVMSERAVTDGEWRTRFVMPAKLHKSDLPEPAPGVTLAEQPARKVAAIRFSGSADDEMLAENEASLREWMAANSLEPAGDAEYAFYNSPFIPGPMRRNEVLIPVA, from the coding sequence ATGGGAAAAGCACGATGGATTGCCGCCGCTGCGGCGGGCACGGCCGCGGTTGCCGCCGCAGCCTATTATCTCAATGAGCGCAATAGCGAGAAGCCGGACTATGATCTCCTGATCGACGAAGGGCGTTTTGCATTGCGGGCCTATCCGGCAATGATGATGGCAGAGACTGTCCAACAGGGTCAGCGCGAAACCGCCCTGGGTAACGGCTTTCGGGTGCTTGCGGATTATATATTTGCCCGGTCTCGTCCGGGTCGAAAGATCGCGATGACGTCTCCGGTGATGAGTGAACGCGCCGTAACAGATGGCGAATGGCGGACGCGCTTCGTGATGCCGGCCAAGCTGCATAAGTCAGATCTTCCAGAACCAGCACCCGGGGTCACGCTGGCCGAACAGCCTGCGCGCAAGGTGGCGGCAATACGATTTTCTGGCAGTGCCGATGATGAAATGCTGGCCGAGAATGAAGCGAGCTTGCGCGAATGGATGGCCGCGAACAGCCTGGAACCGGCTGGCGACGCCGAATATGCCTTTTACAACTCACCCTTCATCCCTGGACCGATGCGTCGCAATGAGGTCCTGATTCCCGTCGCCTAG
- a CDS encoding glycine zipper 2TM domain-containing protein, translating to MRMPILAIATAAIAGTTVGALASPPAHAPAWGHRAQAAQVQQIHHRRGHHRGYQGRVWRDDDGRYRCRREDGTVGLLIGGVAGALVGREIDGGRDRTVGTIVGGAAGALIGREIDRSDSRCE from the coding sequence ATGCGTATGCCGATCCTTGCGATAGCTACCGCCGCAATCGCTGGTACGACCGTCGGTGCACTGGCCAGCCCACCTGCCCACGCTCCGGCCTGGGGCCATCGCGCTCAAGCCGCACAGGTCCAGCAGATCCATCACCGCCGCGGCCATCACCGGGGCTATCAAGGTCGGGTGTGGCGCGATGATGATGGCCGCTATCGTTGTCGGCGCGAAGACGGCACTGTCGGACTGCTCATTGGCGGGGTTGCCGGGGCGCTGGTCGGCCGCGAAATTGATGGCGGCCGCGACCGCACTGTCGGCACGATTGTTGGTGGCGCTGCCGGTGCACTTATTGGCCGCGAGATCGATCGTAGCGATTCCCGCTGCGAATAA
- a CDS encoding biopolymer transporter ExbD produces MPRYVAPPDTEPMREMNTTPLIDVMLVLLVMFLIALPALTHKVPLNIPPPGPADGAPPPIHSLGISPTGSLSWDGRMLPASALRDRLDAMVADPAYPRLEIAAHAEAPYGRVDEILAEINRAGVTQVGFTGNSVFANAY; encoded by the coding sequence ATGCCACGATATGTTGCTCCACCCGATACCGAGCCGATGCGCGAAATGAACACAACGCCGCTCATCGATGTGATGCTGGTGCTCCTCGTCATGTTTCTGATCGCATTGCCCGCGCTGACCCATAAAGTACCGCTCAACATTCCGCCGCCTGGGCCGGCCGATGGCGCACCGCCGCCAATCCATAGCTTGGGCATCAGCCCGACCGGGTCACTGTCATGGGACGGTCGGATGCTTCCAGCGAGTGCGCTTCGGGATCGATTGGACGCAATGGTGGCTGATCCTGCCTATCCCCGTCTCGAAATCGCAGCCCATGCGGAGGCGCCTTATGGGCGCGTCGATGAAATTCTCGCGGAAATCAATCGCGCGGGCGTGACTCAGGTCGGTTTCACTGGCAATTCAGTTTTTGCGAACGCCTATTGA
- a CDS encoding DUF1330 domain-containing protein — protein MTDESYIDPSRPNFEAFKALDRDQPVAMLNLVRFREHAAYPDDHEQAGKGLSGAEAYALYGQDSGPVFERVGGTVIWSGEPQSILIGPEDEHWDTAFVALYPTAGAFLEMVTDPVYQQAVKHRQAAVETSRLIRHKPRDAGKGFG, from the coding sequence ATGACAGATGAAAGCTATATCGACCCGAGCCGTCCCAATTTTGAGGCTTTTAAGGCGCTCGATCGCGATCAGCCGGTGGCGATGCTCAATCTTGTGCGATTCCGCGAACACGCAGCCTATCCGGACGATCATGAGCAAGCCGGCAAAGGCCTGTCAGGCGCAGAGGCCTATGCACTCTACGGACAGGATAGCGGCCCGGTCTTTGAGCGGGTCGGCGGGACGGTGATCTGGTCGGGCGAGCCGCAATCAATCTTGATCGGGCCGGAAGACGAACATTGGGACACAGCGTTTGTCGCGCTCTACCCAACAGCGGGTGCATTTCTCGAAATGGTGACCGATCCGGTCTATCAGCAAGCCGTGAAGCACCGCCAGGCGGCGGTCGAAACGTCGCGGCTCATTCGGCACAAACCGCGTGATGCCGGCAAGGGCTTTGGCTAA
- the crcB gene encoding fluoride efflux transporter CrcB: MPHLLIVMAGGAIGAGLRFLLGRWTLHQFGPAFPWGTLTANIIGGLAMGVLAGLLARFGSGAEGWRLFLGVGILGGFTTFSAFSLETVNMIERGAIGTAGAYALVSVVASVFALFVGLWIVRVAA; the protein is encoded by the coding sequence ATGCCCCATCTTCTTATCGTCATGGCGGGCGGCGCCATTGGTGCAGGATTACGCTTCCTGCTTGGCCGATGGACATTGCATCAGTTTGGACCGGCATTCCCCTGGGGCACCTTGACCGCCAATATTATTGGCGGGCTGGCAATGGGGGTTTTGGCCGGATTGCTTGCCCGCTTCGGCAGTGGCGCAGAAGGGTGGCGATTGTTCCTGGGTGTTGGAATCCTCGGCGGCTTTACGACCTTTTCGGCGTTCAGCCTTGAAACCGTGAATATGATTGAACGCGGTGCGATCGGCACTGCAGGCGCTTATGCACTGGTCTCGGTTGTTGCATCGGTCTTCGCATTGTTTGTCGGGCTTTGGATTGTCAGGGTGGCCGCATGA